In Mytilus galloprovincialis chromosome 1, xbMytGall1.hap1.1, whole genome shotgun sequence, the following are encoded in one genomic region:
- the LOC143045158 gene encoding uncharacterized protein LOC143045158, with protein MAHEENASEPRPIEPSDDEDEPENDLSCGSSSFGDEDERNLIEHSDTDEMEEVVAGVAGINPYQFEPYASDSETSENEEGENLEENRLEDNSWCSCGNCEVMPTARECICCNEVQRVLDVKNEEDISCITQHPGFSPVCLDVHVLGVAYFQYKQEYGDRPEQANERSRYTAYRQFVRWCWQFLGKEVRVVIPSCAVLQIRSSFPGQNYTGFHQADSD; from the exons ATGGCACATGAGGAGAATGCATCTGAACCACGGCCTATCGAGCCCAGTGATGACGAAGACGAACCAGAAAATGACTTGTCGTGTGGGTCGTCATCTTTTGGTGATGAAGATGAGAGAAACCTGATAGAACATTCCGACACAGATGAAATGGAGGAGGTTGTTGCTGGTGTGGCTGGAATAAATCCATATCAGTTCGAGCCATACGCTTCTGACTCGGAGACCAGTGAAAACGAGGAGGGAGAAAATCTTGAAGAAAATAGACTGGAAGACAATTCTTg GTGTTCTTGTGGAAATTGTGAGGTGATGCCGACAGCCAGAGAATGCATTTGTTGCAATGAAGTGCAGAGGGTGTTAGATGTCAAAAATGAAGAAGACATTTCCTGCATAACACAACATCCAGGATTTTCACCAGTCTGTCTTGATGTTCATGTTTTGGGTGTTGCATACTTCCAGTACAAACAGGAATATGGTGATAGACCAGAACAGGCTAATGA ACGCAGCAGATATACTGCATACAGGCAGTTTGTAAGATGGTGCTGGCAATTCCTTGGGAAAGAGGTACGGGTAGTCATTCCCTCATGTGCAGTATTACAAATCAGGAGCTCATTCCCTGGCCAGAATTACACTGGTTTCCATCAGGCTGACAGTGACTAG